One Cyanobacteriota bacterium genomic window, CCGACTGGTGCTCTTTGCGTAGAAGAGGTACCTATTGATCAGCGTCATGGAACGGTCGTGCTCTCCCTAGTCGTGCCTACCTATAATGAGGCCAAAAACATCAAAGCAATGGTGGCTCAGTTGAGCGATCGTCTAGACGACATCTTGCCCAATGCCTATGAACTGATTGTTGTGGACGACAACAGCCCCGATGGCACCTGGGAAATTGCCCTGTCCCTAATTCACCAATATCCTCACCTGCGGGTTATGCGCCGAGTAGACGAACGTGGTCTGGCTACAGCAGTTGTTCGAGGTTGGCAAGTTGCCTATGGTGCAGTGTTAGGTGTCATTGACGGAGATTTGCAGCATCCCCCAGAAATTTTGCAGACCCTATGGGCAGAGATCGATCGTGGTGCCGATTTAGCCGTTGCTAGTCGCCATGTAGAAGGCGGCGGTGTCAGTGAGTGGAGTATCATCCGGCGGTTTCTTTCCCGTGGTGCTCAGGTTCTAGGCCTAATACTCTTGCCTGAGGTGATTGGTCGTGTATCCGATCCTATGAGTGGATATTTCCTAGTGCGGCGACGGTGTTTGGTCGGTTGCACCCTCAGCCCCCTGGGTTACAAAATTTTGGTGGAGGTATTGGGACGCGGACGTATCGGCTGGATTGGTGAGGCTGGTTATGTCTTCCAAGAGCGACAAGAGGGTGAGAGCAAAGTCACACGTAAGCAATACATTGACTACCTGCGCCATCTTGTCCGCCTACGGTTATCTCTGTTACCTGTGGGTCGCTTTTTGCGATTCGGTGTAGTCGGGTTTAGTGGTGTATTTGTGGATTTGGGATTGTTTTATCTGTTGCGCACAGTACTGGGTTTGGGCCTGACTCGCAGTGCGATCGCCTCTTCAGAGATTGCGATTCTCAGCAACTTTCTTTGGAACGAGCTGTGGACATTTGGTGACATTGCCCGCAAGCAACCCGGCAAACGACAACGTCTAAAACGACTGATAAAGTTC contains:
- a CDS encoding glycosyltransferase family 2 protein, coding for MPDLTSLITVPTGALCVEEVPIDQRHGTVVLSLVVPTYNEAKNIKAMVAQLSDRLDDILPNAYELIVVDDNSPDGTWEIALSLIHQYPHLRVMRRVDERGLATAVVRGWQVAYGAVLGVIDGDLQHPPEILQTLWAEIDRGADLAVASRHVEGGGVSEWSIIRRFLSRGAQVLGLILLPEVIGRVSDPMSGYFLVRRRCLVGCTLSPLGYKILVEVLGRGRIGWIGEAGYVFQERQEGESKVTRKQYIDYLRHLVRLRLSLLPVGRFLRFGVVGFSGVFVDLGLFYLLRTVLGLGLTRSAIASSEIAILSNFLWNELWTFGDIARKQPGKRQRLKRLIKFNIVCLAGLVLNVSIVNILFNGFGVNEYIAKLIAIAIVTLWNFWINFKLNWRVTDIQP